One Leisingera thetidis DNA window includes the following coding sequences:
- a CDS encoding type IV secretion system protein VirB3: protein MADQSRVFIGLLRPPKLMGLPIMYAMVWLFGSTLLFLWVQSWVVAVFAGLAWPALWKAADWDPNFLDVLVITLQETPPTTNRKLHGGDSYAP from the coding sequence ATGGCTGACCAGTCCCGCGTGTTCATCGGTCTTCTCAGGCCACCCAAGCTGATGGGCTTGCCGATCATGTACGCCATGGTCTGGCTCTTCGGCTCGACGCTTCTGTTCCTCTGGGTGCAGAGCTGGGTGGTGGCTGTGTTCGCGGGGCTGGCCTGGCCGGCGCTCTGGAAGGCCGCAGACTGGGATCCGAACTTCCTCGATGTCCTGGTGATCACCCTGCAGGAAACCCCGCCCACGACGAACCGCAAGCTGCACGGAGGCGACAGCTATGCCCCGTGA
- a CDS encoding TrbC/VirB2 family protein, with product MTSRPSIVALGAMALIVLAGPALAQSIDLSPVQTLLQGIVDAITGPLGIVIGTLALIGVFLSWLFGILDFRQALWVVVAIAGIAAAPTIVAAIWTT from the coding sequence ATGACATCGAGACCTTCGATCGTCGCGCTCGGCGCGATGGCCCTTATCGTGCTGGCGGGTCCAGCGCTTGCACAGAGCATCGACCTCTCGCCGGTACAGACCCTGCTTCAAGGAATTGTCGATGCGATCACCGGTCCCTTGGGGATCGTGATTGGCACGCTCGCACTGATCGGGGTGTTCCTTTCCTGGCTCTTTGGCATCCTCGACTTTCGTCAGGCGCTCTGGGTCGTGGTTGCAATCGCCGGCATCGCCGCAGCACCCACCATCGTCGCCGCCATCTGGACCACCTGA
- a CDS encoding lytic transglycosylase domain-containing protein, with translation MAASATPRLRSKAADRATALVVALGTGVCSAPTALADGFIFSVGPDGQLISTSQEANGRLFLFAEPRVPDATSETAIPARSAARATPEILHAIETTALRYSGHGALRRAGLSVTDWALLYRANIEVESAYNPAARSPVGAIGLGQLMPDTARDLGVDPHDIAQNLDGSARYLLMMLEQFGEGSLALAAYNAGPEAVTRHGGIPPFRETQGHVARVTAVFERLRGDLS, from the coding sequence GTGGCCGCGAGCGCCACGCCGCGCCTCCGGTCAAAGGCAGCTGACCGCGCGACTGCGCTCGTCGTTGCTTTGGGTACAGGCGTTTGTTCCGCGCCAACGGCCCTGGCCGACGGTTTCATCTTTTCGGTTGGCCCAGACGGCCAATTGATTTCCACTTCTCAAGAGGCAAACGGGCGCCTTTTTCTCTTCGCAGAACCTCGCGTTCCTGACGCAACGAGCGAGACAGCGATCCCGGCTCGATCCGCCGCCCGCGCCACCCCAGAAATCCTCCATGCGATCGAGACCACGGCTCTGCGGTATTCCGGGCATGGTGCGCTGCGTCGCGCAGGGCTTTCAGTCACTGATTGGGCGCTCCTTTACCGGGCCAATATCGAAGTCGAGAGCGCATACAATCCGGCTGCACGTAGCCCTGTCGGTGCCATAGGCCTTGGCCAGCTTATGCCGGATACCGCCCGCGACCTCGGCGTGGACCCACATGACATTGCGCAGAACCTCGACGGATCAGCCCGCTACTTGCTGATGATGCTCGAGCAGTTCGGCGAGGGCTCTCTGGCCCTTGCGGCGTACAACGCTGGCCCTGAGGCGGTCACACGCCACGGCGGCATCCCCCCTTTTCGAGAAACCCAAGGGCATGTGGCCCGTGTGACTGCCGTGTTTGAGCGGCTCAGAGGAGATCTTTCATGA